One Panicum virgatum strain AP13 chromosome 9K, P.virgatum_v5, whole genome shotgun sequence genomic region harbors:
- the LOC120650562 gene encoding protein GRAVITROPIC IN THE LIGHT 1-like, with protein MLHKFALAFKTKTIEFFAEDEEYEDADRFARSPAPGADGVLAGQRVVVLKPDPLNPNPSAGGGRGGGGRAGSGQEAAVEAALATASSFQAAYLHLQAAHAPFLPEAAAAADAAAVSHLRRLSELKRIAWGAPADAPGPDGGGTLTAHLEAQVRENQGLLRSFDAVVNRLQAALDAKDSAAAALRLDLEALDDANARLSARLDRALAPPPGGDAVGAMLSAGVFDSVLRDALRVAHRFARALAEVLRCAGWDLAAAAAAAYPGVSYSKAGHCRYALLSRVCLSMFDGFDSYEFGATADSAELEGIELAIRRNESLQQFIEHSDADPMELMNSSPDCEFAQFCGRKYKQLIHPGIESSLFANSDCGALPVMSVAGPLYELFVVMASSIWTLHRLAWAYDPAVAIFQVSRGTDFSTVYMENIVRSKGFSGSRELGKPGRPKVGFTVVPGFRLGGTVIQCRVYLDHGKREEEDNVIDSI; from the coding sequence ATGCTCCACAAGTTCGCGCTCGCTTTCAAGACCAAGACCATCGAGTTCTTCGCCGAGGACGAGGAGTACGAGGACGCCGACCGGTTCGCGCGCTCCCCGGCGCCGGGCGCGGATGGGGTCCTGGCGGGGCAGCGGGTGGTCGTGCTGAAGCCCGACCCgctgaaccctaaccctagcgcgggcgggggcaggggcgggggcgggcgggcggggtcCGGGCAGGAGGCCGCCGTGGAGGCGGCGCTCGCGACGGCCTCGTCGTTCCAGGCGGCGTACCTGCACCTGCAGGCGGCCCACGCGCCGTTCctgccggaggcggcggcggccgcggacgccgccgcggtgTCGCACCTCCGGCGGCTGTCGGAGCTCAAGCGGATCGCGTGGGGCGCTCCGGCGGACGCGCCGGGGCCGGACGGGGGCGGGACCCTCACGGCGCACCTCGAGGCGCAGGTGCGCGAGAACCAGGGGCTGCTGCGGTCCTTCGACGCCGTGGTCAACCGCCTGCAGGCCGCGCTCGACGCCAAGgactccgcggccgccgcgctgcgGCTGGACCTCGAGGCGCTCGACGACGCCAACGCGCGGCTGTCGGCTCGCCTCGACcgcgcgctcgcgccgccgccgggcggcgACGCCGTCGGCGCCATGCTCTCCGCGGGCGTCTTCGACTCCGTCCTCCGCGACGCGCTCCGCGTCGCACACCGATtcgcccgcgcgctcgccgaGGTCCTCCGGTGCGCTGGGTGGGACCTggccgcggctgcggcggctgccTACCCAGGCGTTTCCTACTCCAAGGCCGGCCACTGCCGCTACGCGCTGCTCTCCCGCGTCTGCCTCTCCATGTTCGACGGATTCGACTCCTACGAATTTGGGGCCACAGCTGACTCCGCAGAGCTTGAAGGAATCGAGCTGGCAATCCGTAGGAACGAGTCGCTGCAGCAATTCATCGAGCACTCAGATGCAGACCCCATGGAGCTCATGAATTCAAGCCCGGATTGTGAGTTTGCCCAATTTTGCGGCCGCAAGTACAAACAGCTGATCCATCCTGGCATTGAGTCCTCGCTGTTTGCGAATTCAGACTGCGGGGCTTTGCCAGTGATGAGTGTGGCTGGCCCACTCTATGAGCTGTTTGTTGTAATGGCAAGCTCAATATGGACACTCCACAGGTTAGCTTGGGCATATGATCCGGCCGTCGCCATATTCCAGGTCAGCCGGGGCACGGATTTCTCAACAGTGTACATGGAGAACATTGTCCGGTCGAAGGGGTTTTCAGGGAGCAGGGAGCTTGGGAAGCCAGGGCGGCCGAAGGTTGGGTTCACAGTTGTGCCGGGCTTCAGGCTTGGAGGGACAGTGATCCAATGTAGGGTGTATCTAGATCATGGGAAGAGGGAAGAGGAAGACAACGTTATAGATTCAATTTGA